A genomic region of Deltaproteobacteria bacterium contains the following coding sequences:
- a CDS encoding aminopeptidase: MTIFGIIRILPILILFCSGCDIAYLFHAAAGQFHILNDSIPIQAALNDRSLSPDEQERLRLVARIKAFGEKDLGLKETDNYETVYLSSSERPIYTVSASPKDRLCQKTWWFPFVGDIPYLGFFDRERARQERDRLAAQDLDAFIGVADAYSTLGWFKDPVTLNLIQGTTPDLGEIILHEMTHTTLYLKGQSPFNEGLAVLVGKVGAVHFFEHTFGPLHPFTRKAKASLDDERRFSGFLNGLMDKLEFLYGSSLSYEEKLTRRKAIFSNALETFKGLSTEFKTDRFSRFGQAPLNNAYLQAVGLYHRHFDLFESVLKAKGGSIREVLSFFEGLAKENNDLLKATALWLQGRSTPHT, from the coding sequence GTGACAATATTCGGCATCATTCGAATCCTCCCCATCCTGATCCTGTTCTGCTCGGGATGCGATATCGCCTATCTGTTCCATGCAGCCGCGGGTCAGTTCCATATTCTCAACGATTCGATCCCCATCCAGGCGGCCTTGAATGACAGATCCCTCTCTCCTGATGAACAGGAGCGGCTTCGGTTGGTTGCCAGGATTAAGGCATTCGGGGAAAAAGACCTCGGCTTAAAAGAGACAGACAATTATGAAACCGTTTATCTCTCCTCTTCCGAACGCCCCATTTATACGGTCTCTGCCTCTCCCAAAGACCGTCTCTGTCAAAAGACCTGGTGGTTTCCGTTTGTGGGGGATATCCCCTACTTAGGATTTTTTGACCGGGAAAGGGCCCGGCAGGAGCGGGATCGACTCGCGGCCCAGGATCTGGATGCGTTCATCGGCGTTGCAGATGCGTACAGCACTCTCGGCTGGTTTAAGGACCCTGTCACCCTGAATCTGATCCAGGGGACCACCCCCGATCTGGGGGAGATCATCCTCCATGAAATGACGCACACGACCCTCTATCTCAAGGGACAGAGCCCATTCAACGAAGGTCTGGCAGTCCTGGTAGGCAAGGTGGGCGCGGTTCACTTTTTCGAACACACCTTCGGACCGTTACATCCATTTACCCGGAAGGCAAAGGCGTCCTTGGACGATGAACGACGCTTCTCCGGATTTCTGAATGGGTTGATGGATAAGCTGGAATTTCTTTATGGATCATCCCTGAGCTATGAAGAAAAACTGACCCGGCGGAAAGCCATTTTTTCAAACGCCCTGGAAACCTTCAAAGGCCTTTCAACAGAATTCAAGACAGATCGCTTTTCCCGGTTCGGCCAGGCGCCTCTCAACAATGCGTACCTACAGGCAGTGGGTCTGTATCACCGCCATTTTGATCTCTTTGAATCGGTACTGAAGGCAAAGGGCGGATCGATCAGGGAGGTGCTCTCGTTTTTTGAAGGGCTTGCCAAGGAAAACAACGATCT
- a CDS encoding methyltransferase yields MGETTRFTRYNEFNGIKVYYTEGLDGGGAGFGQDYIDFVRTNFSPRPRIFEWCSGPGFIGFSLLAHGLCDTLCLADINPLATAACEKTIRLNRLEDKVTVYLSDNLTRIPPSERWDLVVGNPPHFKTISTKKRSPEIIYLDRDWKVHRRFYEDVGAFLNRDGALLIQENTLRSTTADFREMIESNGFTIVDTPICKSDSRYYYIWSVKTA; encoded by the coding sequence ATGGGTGAAACCACGAGATTCACACGTTATAATGAGTTTAATGGGATCAAGGTCTATTACACCGAAGGTCTGGATGGGGGCGGCGCCGGCTTCGGGCAGGATTATATCGATTTTGTAAGAACGAATTTTTCTCCTCGACCGAGAATCTTTGAATGGTGTTCGGGCCCGGGTTTTATCGGATTTTCCCTCCTGGCCCACGGTCTTTGCGATACCTTATGCCTGGCGGATATCAATCCACTGGCAACAGCGGCCTGTGAAAAAACCATCCGCTTAAATAGACTTGAAGACAAGGTGACGGTATATTTGTCAGATAATCTGACGCGTATACCGCCTTCTGAGAGATGGGATCTGGTGGTCGGAAATCCGCCCCACTTCAAGACGATCTCCACCAAAAAAAGAAGCCCTGAAATTATATACCTGGATAGAGACTGGAAGGTCCACAGGCGTTTTTATGAAGATGTCGGCGCCTTTCTGAATAGGGATGGGGCACTGCTGATTCAGGAAAATACCCTGCGATCGACAACAGCGGATTTCAGGGAGATGATCGAGTCCAACGGGTTTACCATTGTGGATACCCCCATCTGTAAGTCGGATTCAAGATACTATTATATTTGGAGCGTAAAAACCGCATGA